In one Aquila chrysaetos chrysaetos chromosome 24, bAquChr1.4, whole genome shotgun sequence genomic region, the following are encoded:
- the RPS10 gene encoding 40S ribosomal protein S10 gives MLMPKKNRIAIYELLFKEGVMVAKKDVHMPKHPELVDKNVPNLHVMKAMQSLKSRGYVKEQFAWRHFYWYLTNEGIQYLRDYLHLPPEIVPATLRRSRPETGRPRPKGLEGERPARLTRGEADRDTYRRSAVPPGADKKAEAGAGAATEFQFRGGFGRGRGQPPQ, from the exons ATGTTGATGCCCAAGAAGAACCGAATTGCCATCTACGAACTCCTTTTTAAGGAGGGAGTGATGGTGGCCAAGAAAGATGTCCACATGCCGAAGCATCCCGAGCTCGTTGACAAGAACGTGCCCAACCTCCACGTCATGAAAGCCATGCAG TCTCTGAAATCCCGTGGTTATGTGAAAGAGCAGTTTGCGTGGAGGCATTTCTACTGGTACCTGACCAACGAGGGCATCCAGTACCTGCGCGATTACCTTCACCTCCCCCCTGAGATCGTCCCCGCAACCTTGCGCCGGAGCCGCCCGGAGACTGGCAGACCACGGCCCAAAG gtCTGGAAGGTGAACGCCCCGCCCGTCTTACTCGGGGAGAAGCTGACAGGGATACATACAGACGCAGTGCCGTTCCAC CTGGCGCTGACAAGAAGGCTGAGGCTGGTGCTGGAGCAGCCACTGAATTCCAGTTT AGAGGTGGATTTGGTCGTGGACGTGGTCAGCCTCCTCAGTAG